Proteins encoded by one window of Toxotes jaculatrix isolate fToxJac2 chromosome 22, fToxJac2.pri, whole genome shotgun sequence:
- the sbf1 gene encoding myotubularin-related protein 5 isoform X3 — MARLADYFVVVGYDLDKRVEGEGQGRILQRFPEKDWEDSPFPQGIELFCQPSGWQLVPEQQPASFFVAVLTDINSDRHYCACFTFWEGLDNPQLQKVEASEVDEVDEEPAVVQPAKVFAPKSLVLVSQLDYTEVFRNCLGLIYTIYVDGLSAPLETVIGNLLTCVIPIAGGSQIDESPVCSLDKVPQALACDWLLACLQPGQEEKEERLRTITLGAGDRQVIQTPIDDSLPVSGSSVAQLFRQLGIVNVLYLFCAALTEHKILFLSSSYQRLTDACRGLLAIMFPLKYSFTYVPILPGKLLEVLSTPTPFIIGVNSFFRSETQELLDVIIADLDGGTVTIPECVHISLLPEPLLQQTQTALSMVLDPELEVADHAFPPPSTQPSSLKIQDKEIRAVFLWLFARLFQGYRWCLHIIRIHPEPVIRFHKAAFLGHRTLTEDDFLTKVLDGMAFAGFVSERGPPYRATDLFDDLVANEVERIRQEEACPHKVMVHVKELAEQLFKNENPYPAVAMHKVQRPSENSQNTVQNQIPFPVLDEVAVQLFIDHAAAKLKTAPPVVKVEVKSMVPSGPPLGDIVDRNGNVMANSARRLEVVRNCIAYIFENKMLEAKKLMPAVLRALKGRAARVCLTQELNQHVLQNRAVLDDQQFDYIVRMMNCTLQDCSHMDEHGIAAALLPLVTAFCRKLGAGITQFAYSCVQEHMVWTNMQFWEAMFYSDVQNHIRALYLETEDGEQQKNSEQQDGSGSRREISALELASEQNRLWPTLTKELQTERVQKEESTVFSQAIHYANRMSYLLLPLDTSKNRLLRSTGLGDVESVSNSYVTNSIAGSMAESYDTESGFEDAESSDVANSVVRFINRFVDKVCNESGVTNEHLKALHTMIPDIVQMHIETLDAVHRESKRLPPIQKPKLLRPTLLPGEELVMDAMRVHLIPDGREEATGLMGGPPLLPAEGAIFLTTYRLIFKGTPTDPLVGEQVVTRSFPIASLTKEKRISVTLPMDQFVQEGLQLRSCTFQLMKIAFDEEVASDLAEVFRKHMHKLRYPQHVQGTFAFTVGQCGKLVVEHKAKDKNQSLKTLSKNLVKSAKRTIGRQYVTRKKYSPPTLENRSSFQSELDEDEISVSEEVDQSSLTLSSTIRSSDRQTMSNVVERACCRDYQRLGLGTLSNSLTRSKNEPFRISTANRMYTICRSYPGLLIVPQSIPDATIHRICRCYRQNRFPVVCWRNSRTKAVLLRSAGLHAKGVVGFFKSSNASTAVPSQADSTSLEQEKYLQAIISSMPSYSESSGRNTLSGFTSTHMSTSDSSDKLRQPKIGALMKQVMGTKEDVPGTFSRGGKWGSIRGSGRLSAYNPDVGTRLAGKESPQPNGGPSEALFLRQQKAYLYIIGDKAQLKGGKQDAFQQWEVVPIEVCDVRQVKNSFKKLMKACVPSSQLPDPSTSFLRCLEESEWMALLHRVLQVSVLVVELLDAGSSVMVSLEDGWDVTTQVVSLVQLLSDPYYRTFDGFRLLVEKEWLSFGHRFSHRGAQTLGSQSSGFTPVFLQFLDCVHQIHLQFPMEFEFSQYYLKFLAYHYVSNRFRTFLLDSDYERIELGVLYEEKGERKSPQVCKSVWDYIDRLNKKTPIFYNYMFSPEDEEVLRPYTFISNLKVWDFYMEETLSEGPSYDWELRGRQERVAEEAPEKPDTSGPKSQRRVVWPCYDSLSKVVPDAITKLLQDLQSLEAELGQTSEKWKDTWDKIKTTQRTETKLESKPSFSSSLLMSSNLSHQRRSQGVYLQESGVGSSINLALDCEASATSTPVPGRPSTSTLYSQFQSTESENRSFEGILFKKGALLKPWKPRWFVLDKTKHQLRYYESRQDKECKGVIELAEVESVTPGTPAMGAPKNVEEKAFFDLKTTKRVYNFCAQDSLNAQLWMDSVQSCLSDA, encoded by the exons tggAGGGTGAAGGTCAAGGTCGCATTCTCCAGCGGTTTCCTGAGAAAGACTGGGAGGACAGCCCATTCCCACAAGGCATAGAGCTG TTCTGTCAGCCCAGTGGTTGGCAGCTGGTTCCTGAGCAGCAGCCTGCCTCCTTCTTTGTAGCGGTTTTGACTGACATCAACTCCGACCGTCACTACTGTGCCTGCTTCACCTTCTGGGAGGGCCTGGACAACCCACAG CTGCAGAAGGTTGAGGCCAGCGAGGTGGATGAGGTGGATGAGGAGCCGGCCGTCGTCCAACCAGCTAAGGTCTTTGCCCCCAAGAGCCTGGTGCTGGTGTCCCAACTGGACTACACCGAGGTGTTCAGG AACTGTCTGGGTCTTATCTACACCATCTATGTAGATGGCCTCTCTGCCCCTTTGGAAACGGTGATCGGAAATCTCCTCACTTGTGTCATCCCCATTGCTGGAGGTTCCCAG ATAGATGAATCCCCAGTTTGTAGTTTAGACAAGGTTCCTCAGGCCCTGGCCTGTGACTGGCTGCTGGCCTGTCTCCAG CCGGGccaagaggagaaagaggagagattg AGGACTATAACATTAGGTGCTGGCGACCGGCAAGTTATCCAGACTCCAATCGATgactcacttcctgtcagcGGCAGCAGTGTGGCCCAGCTCTTCAGACAGCTCG GTATAGTCAACGTGTTGTATCTGTTCTGCGCTGCCTTGACGGAACATAAGATCCTGTTCCTGTCCAGCAGCTACCAGAGACTAACAGACGCCTGCCGTGGACTGCTGGCCATCATGTTCCCCCTCAAATACAG CTTCACCTACGTTCCCATCCTACCGGGAAAACTACTAGAGGTCCTGAGCACGCCCACTCCCTTCATCATCGGTGTCAATTCATTCTTCCGCTCCGAGACACAAGAACTG CTGGACGTGATCATCGCCGACCTGGACGGTGGTACGGTGACGATCCCTGAGTGCGTCCACATTTCCCTGCTACCTGAACCGCTCCTTCAGCAGACCCAGACTGCACTCTCCATG gTTTTGGATCCAGAGCTGGAAGTTGCTGATCATGCCTTCCCCCCACCGTCCACACAACCCTCTTCACTCAAGATCCAG GATAAGGAGATCCGTGCAGTCTTCCTGTGGCTGTTCGCTCGGCTCTTCCAGGGCTATCGCTGGTGTTTACACATCATTCGCATTCACCCTGAACCAGTGATCCGCTTCCACAAG GCTGCCTTCCTGGGCCACAGGACGCTGACGGAGGACGACTTCCTCACGAAGGTGTTGGACGGCATGGCGTTTGCAGGTTTCGTGTCAGAGAGGGGGCCTCCTTACAGAGCCACTGACCTATTTGATGAT CTGGTAGCCAATGAGGTGGAGCGGATACGACAAGAGGAGGCCTGTCCACACAAAGTCATGGTCCACGTCAAGGAGCTGGCTGAGCAGCTCTTCAAAAAC gaGAATCCCTACCCGGCAGTGGCCATGCACAAAGTCCAGCGACCGTCAGAAAACAGCCAGAACACTGTACAGAATCAGATACCCTTCCCTGTGCTGGACGAGGTCGCCGTGCAGCTCTTCATCGACCACGCTGCCGCCAAGCTCAAGACCGCACCTCCTGTGGTCAAGGTGGAGGTCAAGAGCATGGTGCCATCCGGGCCCCCACTAG gagaCATTGTGGACAGGAATGGAAACGTGATGGCAAACAGCGCCCGCAGGCTGGAGGTGGTCAGGAATTGCATCGCATACATCTTTGAGAACAAGATGCTGGAGGCAAAGAAG CTGATGCCAGCTGTACTGCGAGCACTAAAGGGTCGGGCAGCCCGGGTTTGTTTGACCCAGGAGCTCAATCAGCACGTCCTACAGAATCGAGCTGTGCTGGATGACCAGCAGTTCGACTACATTGTCCGCATGATGAACTGCACCTTACAG gACTGTTCACATATGGATGAACACGGCATTGCAGCTGCCCTGCTTCCGTTGGTCACAGCCTTCTGCAGA AAACTAGGCGCAGGCATCACTCAGTTTGCCTACAGCTGTGTACAGGAGCACATGGTGTGGACCAACATGCAGTTCTGGGAGGCCATGTTCTACAGTGATGTCCAGAATCACATCAGGGCTCTGTACCTGGAGACGGAGGACGGGGAGCAGCAGAAGAACTCA gagcagcaggacGGGTCAGGCAGCAGAAGGGAAATCAGCGCCCTGGAGCTGGCgtcagagcagaacagactgTGGCCGACGCTCACCAAGGAATTGCAGACAGAGCGTGTGCAGAAGGAGGAGAGCACGGTGTTCAGCCAGGCCATCCACTACGCCAACAGGatgagctacctgctgctgccgctggaCACCAGCAAGAACCGCCTGCTGAGGAGCACGGGCCTCGGAGACGTGGAGAGTGTGAGCAACAGCTACGTCACCAACAG TATTGCAGGCAGCATGGCGGAGAGCTACGACACAGAGAGCGGCTTTGAAGACGCTGAGAGCTCCGACGTGGCCAACTCTGTGGTGCGCTTCATTAACCGCTTTGTCGACAAAGTGTGCAATGAGAGCGGCGTGACCAACGAGCACCTGAAGGCTCTCCACACCATGATACCAG ACATTGTTCAGATGCACATTGAGACGCTAGACGCAGTCCACAGGGAGAGTAAGAGACTGCCTCCAATCCAAAAG CCCAAGCTGCTGAGGCCGACTCTGTTGCCAGGTGAGGAGCTGGTGATGGATGCCATGCGGGTTCACCTGATTCCCGACGGCCGTGAGGAGGCCACGGGGCTGATGGGAGGTCCGCCTCTGCTCCCTGCTGAGGGTGCTATCTTCCTCACCACCTACCGCCTCATCTTCAAGGGCACGCCTACAGACCCACTGG TGGGTGAGCAGGTGGTCACTCGCTCCTTCCCCATTGCCTCTCTGACCAAGGAGAAGAGGATCTCAGTCACTTTACCCATGGACCAGTTTGTCCAAGAGGGGCTGCAGCTAAGATCCTGCACCTTCCAG CTAATGAAGATTGCGTTTGATGAGGAAGTTGCGTCGGACCTGGCTGAGGTTTTCAGGAAGCACATGCACAAGCTGCGTTATCCTCAGCATGTCCAGGGCACCTTTGCTTTCACTGTGGGTCAGTGTGGCAAGTTGGTGGTGGAGCACAAGGCCAAGGACAAGAACCAGTCGCTCAA GACACTTTCCAAGAACCTGGTGAAGAGTGCCAAAAGGACCATTGGTCGGCAGTATGTGACCAGGAAGAAGTACTCTCCCCCCACGTTGGAGAACAGGAGCAGCTTCCAGTCAGAGCTGGATGAGGATGAAATCTCAG TCTCAGAGGAGGTGGACCAGAGctccctcaccctctcctctaCCATCCGCTCATCGGACAGACAGACCATGAGCAACGTGGTGGAGCGAGCCTGTTGTCGCGACTACCAGCGCCTGGGTCTGGGCACGCTCAGCAACAGCCTGACACGTTCCAAGAATGAGCCCTTCAGGATTTCGACCGCTAACCGCATGTACACCATCTGCAGAAG ctacCCCGGCCTGCTGATAGTGCCTCAGAGCATCCCAGACGCGACCATCCACAGAATCTGCCGTTGTTATCGTCAGAACCGCTTCCCTGTGGTTTGCTGGAGGAATTCAAGAACTAAGGCCGTCCTGCTGCGCTCTGCAGGCCTCCACGCTAAGGGTGTGGTGGGCTTCTTTAAGTCCTCCAACGCCTCCACTGCAG ttCCCTCCCAGGCAGACTCCACCAGTCTGGAGCAGGAGAAATACCTGCAGGCCATCATCAGCTCCATGCCTTCGTACAGTGAGAGCAGCGGCAGGAACACTCTCAGCGGCTTCACCTCCACACATATGAGCACCTCCG ACTCATCAGATAAGCTGAGGCAGCCCAAGATCGGCGCTCTGATGAAACAGGTGATGGGCACCAAGGAGGATGTTCCCGGAACCTTCAGCAGAGGAG GTAAATGGGGCAGTATCCGAGGCAGTGGGCGTCTAAGTGCCTACAACCCAGACGTGGGGACGCGTCTGGCTGGAAAAGAGTCCCCGCAGCCCAATGGAGGGCCAAGCGAGGCGTTGTTCCTCCGCCAGCAGAAGGCCTACCTCTACATCATCGGAGACAAGGCCCAGCTCAAG GGAGGGAAGCAGGACGCGTTCCAGCAGTGGGAGGTGGTTCCCATCGAGGTTTGTGACGTGCGGCAGGTGAAGAACAGCTTTAAAAAGCTGATGAAGGCCTGCGTGCCGAGCTCCCAACTCCCTGATCCCAGCACGAGCTTCCTGCGCTGCCTGGAAGAGTCTGAGTGGATGGCTCTG ctgcaCAGGGTACTGCAGGTATCTGTCCTGGTGGTGGAACTTCTCGATGCAGGTTCATCAGTCATGGTCAGCCTGGAGGACGGCTGGGACGTCACCACACAG GTGGTGTCCCTGgtgcagctgctgtctgacCCCTACTACAGAACCTTTGACGGCTTCCGGCTGCTGGTGGAGAAAGAGTGGCTGTCGTTCGGCCACAGGTTCAGCCACCGTGGGGCGCAGACGCTAGGCAGCCAGAGCAGCGGCTTCACCCCCGTCTTCCTGCAGTTTCTCGACTGCGTGCACCAG ATCCACCTCCAGTTCCCCATGGAGTTTGAGTTCAGTCAGTACTACCTGAAGTTCCTGGCCTACCACTACGTCTCCAACCGCTTCCGCACCTTCCTCCTCGACTCCGACTACGAACGCATTGAGCTGG gagtgcTTTATGAGGAGAAAGGTGAGAGGAAAAGCCCTCAGGTGTGTAAGTCTGTGTGGGACTACATCGACAGGCTCAACAAGAAAACACCCATCTTCTACAACTACATGTTCTCtcctgaggatgaggag GTGCTGCGGCCATACACCTTCATCTCCAACCTGAAGGTGTGGGACTTCTACATGGAGGAGACTCTGTCGGAGGGTCCGTCCTACGACTGGGAGCTGAGGGGCCGGCAGGAGCGCGTGGCAGAGGAGGCGCCGGAGAAACCCGACACCAGCGGGCCCAAGTCTCAGCGGCGCGTCGTGTGGCCGTGTTACGACAGCCTGAGCAAGGTGGTGCCTGACGCCATCACCAAGCTGCTGCAGGACCTGCAGAGTCTGGAGGCCGAGCTCGGTCAGACGTCAGAGAAGTGGAAGGACACGTGGGACAAAATCAAGACCACGCAGAGAACGGAGACCAAACTGGAGAGCAAG CCGTCGTTCTCCAGCTCCCTGCTGATGTCGTCCAACCTGAGCCACCAGCGGCGCTCTCAGGGCGTCTACCTGCAAGAGAGCGGCGTGGGGTCCTCCATCAACCTGGCTCTGGACTGCGAGGCCAGCGCCACCTCCACGCCCGTTCCCGGTCGGCCGAGCACCAGCACCCTCTACAGCCAGTTCCAGAGCACCGAGAGCGAGAACAG GAGTTTTGAAGGCATCCTGTTCAAGAAGGGGGCATTGTTGAAACCATGGAAACCACGGTGGTTTGTCCTGGACAAGACCAAACATCAG CTGAGATACTACGAGTCCAGGCAGGATAAGGAGTGTAAAGGGGTGATTGAGCTGGCTGAGGTGGAGTCTGTCACTCCGGGAACACCCGCCATGGGAGCACCGAAGAACGTCGAGGAGAAAGCCTTCTTTGAT CTCAAGACGACCAAACGAGTGTATAACTTCTGTGCCCAGGACAGCCTGAACGCACAGCTGTGGATGGACAGTGTTCAGAGCTGCTTGTCAGACGCCTAA